The region GGCTCGCGCCGGCGTGCCGGCGTTGTCGGCCGAGGTGACCGAGGCGAGGCGGGCGCTGGATCGCCCCGCCGCTCGCCGGCTTTCCGCCGACGGCGAGCAAGCGCTGCGTCTAGAGGAAGTTGCGGCGCTGTTGGAGTCGGATGCGCTGGTGGTCGACGCCTGCCGTCGCGGTATTCGCGCTGGCGGGTCGTGGCAAGCGCTGACGCGTCGGCCGGTGTTGTTCGCCTTGGCGCTCGCGCTCGCCGAGGCTTGGCCGGGCGATGTCGATCGGGAAACCCTGATCGAGTGCGCCTTCCATATGAGCCGCCCCGACGAAACCCATCGCGCCCGGCTGCGGGTCGAGATCGGCCGCCTGCGTTCGCTGGTCGGCGGCTTCGCCCAGATCGAGGCGAGCGCGCGCGGCTTCGTTCTCAAACCCCATAAGGACCGCACAGTCGTGGTGCTGGCGCCGCCGATCGACGGCGAACAGGCCTCGCTGGTGGCGCTGCTTTCCGACGGCGCGGCCTGGTCGACTTCGGCCCTGTCGCTGGCGCTGGGTGCCAGTCAGCGCACCGTCCAGCGCGCGCTGGCCGAGCTCGAAGCCGCCGGACGGGTGCGCTCGATCGGCCGGGCGCGGGCCCAGCGTTGGGTGGCGCCGCCCTTGGCCGGATTCACGACGATCTTGTTACTCCCTGCCGCGTTGCCGATTGAATAGAGTCGTTTCCAGGCGCCGACCCGACTTGCGCCACGAGGAGCCAGCGATGAGCAGCAACGTAAACAAACCCAGCAGCCGCCCGGTCACTACACGTGCAGCGCAGGTCGTGCGCGAGTACGGACCGTTCGGCGGCACCGAGCGGGTAGGCGGCGTGACTTACGACGGCCGCCGGGTATGGGCCGCCACCGGGGCCAAGTTGGTCGCTTTCGACCCGGCCAGCGGCGAGCCCATGGATTCGCTCGACGTCGCCTGCGATGCAGGCACGGCCTTCGATGGCACCTACCTGTACCAGATCGCCGAGGCCCGCATCGACAAGATCGATCCGGCCACCGGCAAGGTCGTGGCCTCGATTCCGGCGCCGGGCAACGGCGGCGATTCGGGGCTGACCTGGGCCGAGGGCAGCCTGTGGGTAGGCCAGTACCGCGATCGCAAGATCCACCAGGTCGATCCGCAAACCGGTGCGGTGATTCGTTCGATCGAGTCCAACCGCTTCGTCACCGGCGTGACCTGGGTCGACGGCGAGCTGTGGCACGGCACCTGGGAGGGCGACGACAGCGAGCTCCGCCGCATCGACCCCGCCGACGGCACGGTCCTGGAGTGCCTGGAAATGCCGCCGGGCGTCAACGTCAGCGGGCTCGAATCCGATGGCGCGGACTTGTTCTACTGCGGCGGCGGAGGCAGCGGAAAAGTCCGCGCCGTGCGACGTCCGAGACGCGCCGCGGCCTGATCGCAGGCAGTTCCTCCGCTGTCGCGCCAGGCGACCGACAGCGAAGCGACATCGCTCGCTTCGCCTGTCTCGAGCATGGGGCAGCGTCCAAGCCCTTCAACCGACGCCGTAGCGAACCTTGGCAACGAACTCAGCGCACAGGCCGAACACGCCTGTGCCGAGGGATGCGTTCGTCTCGACGATCGAGTACCCGGCGCACCGCCAGGCTGCGCGCGACCAGCGGTGCATTGATTCAGATCCACACCATTTCAACATCATTGGGCTCTTCGAGCCTGGGAGCACACCATGAACACCGTCACTGCCGAGTTGAACGCCCTGCATCACCCGGTCGTATCCAGGGACCGTTGGACGGCCGCACGCATGAAATTACTGGCGCGCGAAAAAGAACTGACGCGCCTCGGCGACGAGATCGCCAGCGCGCGACGCGCGCTGCCCTGGGTGCGCGTCGACAAGGACTATGTCTTCGATACCTTGCAAGGCCCGCGCAGCCTCGCCGAACTGTTCGACGGCCGCCGTCAGTTGTTGGTGCAGCACTTCATGTTCGCACCGGGTTGGGAGCAGGGTTGCAAGAGCTGTTCCTACATGGCCGACCATAACGACGGCGCCAACCCGCACCTGGCGCAGCGCGACGTCACCCTGGTGGTCGTCTCGCGCGCGCCGCTCGCCGATATCGAACGTTTCCGCCAGCGCATGGGCTGGCAGTTTCCTTGGGTGTCGTCGTACGGCAACGACTTCAATCACGATTTCGGCGTCAGCTTCACTGCCGAGGAAGTCGCGAGCGGCGAGGTGCCCTACAACTACACCGTGCAAGCGTTCCCGCACGTGGAAGCGCCCGGCGTCAGCGTGTTCTACAAGGACGAGGCGGGCGAGGTCTTCCATACCTATTCGCGATACGGACGCGGCGTGGAGGTGATGATGGGCGCTTATCCGCTGATCGATCTCACGCCCAAGGGCCGCAACGAAGAGGCGTTGAGCTATCCGATGGAATGGGTGCGGCATCGCGACCGCTACGAGCCTGCATCCGCGGCCACGCCGGCGGCCGCGACCGGTTCGTGCTGCCGGACGCACGACTGAGCTGGCCATCCATTGCTAGGAGCGCGTCATGGCGAGTCTGTGGCCGTGGATGGTGGTCGCCGGACTCGGCGCCCTGCATGGATTGAGCCCGGCGACCGGCTGGATGTTCGCTGCCGCTTGCGGCGTGCGCGACAAGGCCCAGGTCTGGCGCGCGCTGCTGCCGATCGCGATCGGCCACGTGCTGTCGATCGCGATCGTGGCCTATGCCTTCGCCCAGGGTCTGCAGATGGATCGTGTGCAAGTCCAGGGCGTCGCCGGCGCCCTGCTGATGTGCGTGGCTTCGTACCGATGGTTGCGCGGTGCCAGGCCGCCCGCACCGCAGAGCGCGAACGCCGGCAGCGCCGGCATCGCGCTCTGGTCGTTCCTGATGGCGACCGTGCACGGCAGCGGCTTGATGCTGGTGCCGGCCTTGGCGCCGATGTGTTTGTCCGGCAGCCCGGCGCGTGAGATCAC is a window of Lysobacter antibioticus DNA encoding:
- a CDS encoding PQQ-binding-like beta-propeller repeat protein, whose protein sequence is MSSNVNKPSSRPVTTRAAQVVREYGPFGGTERVGGVTYDGRRVWAATGAKLVAFDPASGEPMDSLDVACDAGTAFDGTYLYQIAEARIDKIDPATGKVVASIPAPGNGGDSGLTWAEGSLWVGQYRDRKIHQVDPQTGAVIRSIESNRFVTGVTWVDGELWHGTWEGDDSELRRIDPADGTVLECLEMPPGVNVSGLESDGADLFYCGGGGSGKVRAVRRPRRAAA
- a CDS encoding DUF899 domain-containing protein, with amino-acid sequence MNTVTAELNALHHPVVSRDRWTAARMKLLAREKELTRLGDEIASARRALPWVRVDKDYVFDTLQGPRSLAELFDGRRQLLVQHFMFAPGWEQGCKSCSYMADHNDGANPHLAQRDVTLVVVSRAPLADIERFRQRMGWQFPWVSSYGNDFNHDFGVSFTAEEVASGEVPYNYTVQAFPHVEAPGVSVFYKDEAGEVFHTYSRYGRGVEVMMGAYPLIDLTPKGRNEEALSYPMEWVRHRDRYEPASAATPAAATGSCCRTHD